A DNA window from Euwallacea fornicatus isolate EFF26 chromosome 17, ASM4011564v1, whole genome shotgun sequence contains the following coding sequences:
- the Mical gene encoding F-actin-monooxygenase mical2b isoform X1, which yields MDRHTGGGLPPHLRGRPVSGSEAAHANEYFEHFLNATTLKNILGYHRSMSELLHLKPNVFPQFYPKLRANLTSWKAKALWKKFDARISHKCYGKGKACAGTRVLVIGAGPCGLRTAIEAQLLGAKVVVVEKRDRLSRNNVLHLWPFVIEDLRMLGAKKFFGKFCAGAIDHISIRQLQCILLKVALLLGVEIHTEVSFEGLIEPSATDKVGWRADIKPENHPVGQYEFDAIIGADGKRNTLQGFKRKEFRGKLAIAITANFINKKTEAEASVEEISGVAFIFNQKFFKDLQAETRIDLENIVYYKDDTHYFVMTAKKASLLEKGVIKQDLSDTEKLLAPENVNREALQNYARQAADFSTNYQLPELDFAVNHYGQPDVAMFDFTSMYAAEYASKVVERNGCRLLMILVGDSLLEPFWPTGSGCARGFLSSLDAAWAIRSYCSGQMTPLDVLAERESIYRLLAQTTPDNLNKDWKAYTLDPATRYPNLNKSVVTSHQTVCLYDTDNSESIEKMKRASLEAMSRQEHMPKKRRRGNVDNEVLLNWVIEQLREHEEIAITDLNSVFRNGKALCAIIHHYRPDLLDYSAIKDNEPAKCNQLAMDILEKDLGLPPFMTGEEITKTEDYLAMTTYLTQVYDTFRGEIPHIKHPKLELPESNKRGEFFLKSIKTSNHQPSLIPSNNQPSRPSSRHKRHNDIMVPKPCSIDRKQRKRRTMERVGPSVEERQKTLAEIASNRQDRQQKRKQQRQRQTDQFLKSMQMLHANCKPDSSEPFEDYSIFLYRQTAPKFQDRVKDLEKQFTYVPDHDSKIPGLKPQANTNAEEDIASKIKSLEDKWSNKQPAEKKPKDLMRAIGKIETSDWNIKQIEKKILENKMGKPSTLNADKERVPRWSREEFKARQTKMERKHLETEDGSDAKYADIDRNIKQLDLKLKEGTNRELGQNKVASITERLASKAPQEKEKPVEKPIQVKAVNLPMQSGSEFCHFCGKRVYLMERLSAEGRFFHHGCFKCQYCHSQLRLGSYMFDRDGQYGYRFFCIHHYGMQGELPRPTKLARKASQKGLREAGRSPQKKVLSGVAGVDLLDRVQTPERIEFSNLSAGNISSDHEEALSQMDEDEWTDKNFGASANELDDSDDSSSSLSDTDSDDEDAFDDALEQPITKEGTMKWAERLKNSYRKGRHSGSDGYSSSDHSSYYENSSDESDSDTATEGEDEIRARELRKQEVRVEPPVVQTDTGTDTEMVSGESSSDSSSEIHNSATEISTDSEFAQDDPTPTRELPSIPLGDIFVTKTRGSRKSHYPKRLQVTAGYIEQPRNGRKTEKTNPNIELKLSPLVPSTLTFKKPAPLLARTEGYALNRTQSTGGIAAKVSLELKKKYLLGESGTNSIQKSGSASTLDTKFKSFQNTISDCQKLLKPAPEVSPGMQVFCNKLDERHSPVSPQGGFVLSGKTVEAKPELPPPDITITIINENKEEGSESRPRSPAHEASIAVPSIDWSKQNNSQSSDSLSLSESASEKAPSFDIPRVEVHSAKESSDKEDMALDSLVPVTAPSGEQTKSITTEKKSLNQPKSLPNLESVLPEIHKALHVKLHKEDSPEDNKTISGKSSPEATTALTETELSDWAREENASDSIELDLSSEKRKTIKIAQLSEFEEAINHHICGKGPKEMAIKTILTEAMNSALSGNLDHIEYMDTGTETSSEDGVADSQNGYILFKNEEEDSLNLISESKTKKEVALNTGYCEVVKDSFGGEIIDLKPADLERLKQKQALTDHEEDSLIIVETGTTTEENTCSDSTVKNITEIKPSAKLENLQKQRLEEKLAKVKAEQALIKDQKENIENNLQYEEHCQRLQSKVEFGNARDSIDIRKSRRKSKSDSPQKPDLIQEEKDRQSPAKEITLNLSPVVRPDVIYKKEDIKKERDVNKKLIEEMVMNKMKAENKSLERKKRNRSNIGNLSPSRPYNLQKSSSSLEKNSPNSSSNYATPDLLSNSVQLNSNDKFSTPMSDYTAKQNLNRPLSVFSTLTDVRKLPATPLTNPENFSMPDIRKNLFGDAPKAPPRYNRPSDVAKTTEKMKETARARARLLSNEDLGLSPEDKINKLREKVGKKPNLHVQESIESLVLNTERRNSLLYSNDTLTKKRNNSFRRAKSGDSDGSLKISENNNLSLRPKSISEIPKNLSVTKSKEIECEKQICKSDPNLLDTSEKPKKKSKDRERRKSITKLIAGIFTKKSPSSTGGKGLFAKLSPKSKAMSKSFTSLDLCKHEAVIEEPKPRKCSSELDVKRQEVTPPPIPPLPLNYTLKATDESSDGEMPDGKFQDRSSCDTLDQSMGTTDIPTSGKRSGKSRRLSRQAQLKRHRMAQEIQRKLEETEVKTRELEQRGVEVEKALRGEDGEQGVKDESELLQEWFDLMRDRSELRRYEKELMVRAQELELEDRHSRLQLELRERLDTSEKKTEEDLSIEQSIISEMMDIVAKRDTLIAVLEEDRLRYSHEDKDLEEQMLAKGLMLTPIQKAAGK from the exons ATGGACCGCCACACTGGCGGGGGGCTGCCGCCCCACCTTCGAGGGCGTCCCGTCTCCGGCTCGGAGGCGGCGCACGCCAACGAATACTTCGAGCACTTCTTGAACGCCACTACTCTTAAGAATATTCTAGGTTACCATAG GTCTATGTCCGAACTGCTCCACCTGAAACCCAATGTTTTTCCCCAATTCTATCCAAAACTTCGAGCCAACCTCACTTCGTGGAAAGCGAAGGCGCTATGGAAGAAATTCGACGCCAGAATATCCCACAAATGCTATGGAAAGGGTAAGGCCTGTGCGGGTACCAGGGTACTAGTGATTGGGGCCGGTCCTTGCGGTCTCAGAACCGCCATTGAGGCTCAGTTATTGGGTGCTAAAGTG GTGGTCGTGGAGAAACGTGACCGTCTCTCTCGCAACAACGTGCTCCATTTGTGGCCCTTTGTGATAGAGGACCTGCGCATGCTGGGGGCCAAAAAGTTTTTCGGCAAATTTTGCGCGGGCGCCATAGATCATATCAGTATTAGGCAGTTGCAATGCATCCTACTTAAAGTGGCTTTACTATTAGGCGTAGAAATCCATACCGAAGTTAGCTTTGAGGGGCTAATAGAGCCCAGCGCAACCGACA AGGTCGGTTGGAGGGCGGATATTAAGCCCGAGAACCACCCGGTGGGTCAGTACGAGTTCGATGCCATTATCGGAGCTGATGGAAAGAGGAACACTCTGCAAGGTTTTAAGCGCAAGGAGTTTCGCGGGAAGTTGGCTATTG CCATCACCGCGAACTTCATAAACAAGAAAACGGAGGCCGAGGCTAGTGTGGAGGAGATAAGCGGCGTCGCCTTCATTTTCAaccaaaaattcttcaaagatTTACAGGCCGAAACGAGaattgatttggaaaatattgtttattacaAGGACGACACTCACTATTTCGTTATGACTGCCAAGAAAGCCAGTTTATTGGAAAAGGGCGTTATTAAACAG GATCTGAGCGACACAGAAAAGCTGCTGGCCCCCGAAAACGTAAATAGAGAGGCGTTGCAGAACTACGCCCGCCAGGCCGCTGATTTTAGTACTAATTACCAACTGCCCGAGTTGGATTTTGCGGTGAACCACTATGGACAACCTGATGTAGCCATGTTCGATTTTACTTCCATGTACGCAGCGGAATACGCCTCGAAAGTGGTTGAAAGAAACGGCTGCAGACTATTGATGATCCTGGTGGGAGATAGTTTACTTGAA CCGTTTTGGCCCACTGGATCCGGTTGTGCTAGAGGTTTCCTCTCGTCCCTGGACGCAGCTTGGGCCATTCGCAGTTATTGCTCCGGACAAATGACGCCTCTGGATGTTTTAGCAGAGAGGGAGTCGATTTACAGGCTGTTGGCGCAAACCACGCCGGATAACCTCAACAAGGACTGGAAGGCCTATACGCTGGACCCAGCAACAAG GTACCCAAATCTCAATAAGAGCGTCGTGACTTCGCACCAAACTGTCTGCTTGTACGACACGGACAACTCTGAGagtattgaaaaaatgaaacgcGCCTCTTTGGAGGCGATGAGCAGGCAGGAGCACATGCCCAAAAAGCGGAGAAGAG GGAACGTGGACAATGAGGTGCTGCTCAATTGGGTGATTGAGCAGCTACGAGAACACGAAGAAATCGCAATTACCGACCTGAACTCGGTTTTCCGGAACGGAAAGGCCCTATGTGCAATCATACATCACTACCGACCCGATCTCCTCGACTATAGTGCAATTAAGGACAACGAACCGGCCAAGTGCAACCAATTAGCTATGGATATATTGGAGAAAGACTTGG GATTGCCTCCTTTTATGACTGGAGAGGAAATCACCAAAACTGAAGACTACCTAGCCATGACCACTTATTTGACGCAGGTCTATGACACTTTTCGGGGCGAGATTCCCCATATTAAACATCCGAAATTG GAGTTGCCGGAGAGCAATAAACGCGGTGAATTTTTCCTAAAGTCCATAAAAACCAGCAACCATCAGCCCTCTCTCATCCCAAGCAACAATCAGCCTTCAAGGCCGTCCAGCCGTCATAAACGGCACAATGACATCATGGTTCCCAAACCCTGTAGCATAGACCGAAAACAGAGGAAGCGAAGGACGATGGAAAGGGTAGGACCCAGTGTT GAGGAGCGACAAAAAACCTTGGCAGAAATAGCCTCAAATCGCCAAGACAGACAACAGAAGAGGAAGCAGCAACGGCAACGACAAACAGATCAGTTCTTAAAGAGCATGCAAATGCTTCATGCTAACTGCAAGCCCGATAGTTCCGAACCTTTTGAAGACTACTCGATATTTTTGTACCGACAAACCGCCCCCAAGTTCCAAGACCGAGTTAAAGATTTAGAGAAACAGTTCACTTACGTTCCA GATCATGATAGCAAAATTCCCGGCTTAAAACCGCAGGCCAACACTAATGCCGAGGAAGACATCGCCTCAAAAATTAAGAGCTTGGAGGACAAATGGAGTAACAAACAACCGGCAGAGAAGAAACCCAAAGATTTAATGAGAGCAATTGGAAAGATTG aaacCTCTGACTggaatataaaacaaatagaaaagaaaatattagaaaacaaaatgggAAAACCCTCTACTTTAAACGCGGACAAGGAGCGAGTACCTCGCTGGAGCAGGGAAGAATTCAAGGCAAGACAGACCAAAATGGAAAGGAAACATTTGGAAACCGAGGACGGCTCTGATG CCAAATACGCAGACATCGACCGCAACATTAAACAATTAGACTTGAAGCTCAAAGAGGGCACCAACCGGGAATTGGGCCAGAATAAAGTTGCATCCATCACCGAGAGACTTGCCAGCAAGGCCCCACAGGAAAAGGAAAAACCCGTGGAAAAACCT ATCCAAGTTAAAGCTGTAAATCTGCCCATGCAAAGCGGCTCAGAGTTTTGCCACTTCTGTGGCAAACGCGTGTATTTAATGGAGCGCTTATCTGCTGAAGGCAGGTTCTTCCACCACGGATGTTTCAA ATGCCAGTATTGTCACTCACAGCTGCGTCTTGGCTCGTATATGTTTGACAGAGACGGTCAGTATGGATATAGGTTCTTTTGTATCCATCATTATGGAATGCAGGGCGAGTTGCCTCGACCTACAAAATTGGCTAGAAAGGCTAgccaaaaag GTCTAAGAGAAGCGGGGAGAAGTCCCCAGAAGAAGGTTTTATCTGGAGTGGCAGGAGTTGATCTGTTAGATAGAG TGCAAACCCCGGAgagaattgaattttcaaacctTTCCGCTGGAAACATATCCTCTGATCATGAAGAGGCGCTGAGCCAAATGGACGAAGACGAATGGACGGATAAGAACTTTGGAGCCTCCgctaatgagctcgacgatagCGATGATTCTTCGTCCAGTTTGAG TGATACTGACAGTGACGACGAGGACGCTTTTGACGACGCCCTAGAACAGCCAATCACTAAAGAAGGAACCATGAAGTGGGCCGAAAGGCTTAAGAACAGTTACCGAAAAGGGAGGCATTCGGGGTCGGACGGATATAGCAGCTCTGATCACAGCAGCTATTACGAAAATAGCAGTGATG aatCGGACTCGGATACCGCGACTGAAGGCGAGGACGAAATAAGAGCCCGCGAACTCCGAAAGCAGGAGGTGCGAGTCGAACCTCCGGTAGTCCAAACGGACACGGGCACGGACACTGAG atGGTTTCTGGCGAATCCAGCTCGGACTCGTCCAGCGAGATCCACAACTCCGCCACGGAAATCTCGACAGACTCAGAATTCGCCCAGGATGACCCTACACCCACTCGCGAACTGCCCTCCATACCCCTCGGCGACATATTTGTGACCAAAACGCGGGGTAGTCGCAAATCTCACTATCCGAAACGATTGCAGGTGACGGCAGGTTACATTGAGCAACCGCGCAATGGTAGAAAAACTGAGAAAACTAACCCAAATATCGAGCTTAAGCTCAGCCCTTTGGTACCTTCCACACTGACATTCAAAAAACCCGCACCGCTCTTGGCTAGAACTGAGGGATACGCTTTGAATCGCACGCAGAGCACCGGGGGCATAGCCGCGAAAGTATCTTTAGAgttgaaaaagaaatatttgcttGGTGAAAGTGGCACAAATAGCATACAGAAGAGCGGCAGCGCTTCCACGCTTGACACTAAGTTTAAGAGCTTTCAGAACACCATTTCTGACTGTCAGAAGCTGCTGAAGCCAGCACCAGAAGTCAGCCCCGGCATGCAGGTGTTTTGCAATAAACTAGACGAGAGACACTCGCCAGTGTCCCCGCAAGGGGGGTTTGTTTTGAGTGGAAAAACTGTGGAGGCAAAACCCGAATTGCCGCCTCCTGATATTACCATCACGATCATTAATGAGAATAAAGAGGAAGGCTCAGAGTCCCGGCCGCGCAGTCCTGCACATGAAGCTTCTATTGCAGTGCCCTCAATTGACTGGTCAAAACAGAATAATAGCCAATCTTCCGATAGCTTGTCTTTATCGGAATCTGCAAGCGAAAAAGCCCCAAGTTTTGATATCCCCAGAGTTGAAGTGCATTCAGCCAAAGAGAGTAGTGACAAAGAGGATATGGCCCTAGATTCGCTGGTGCCAGTGACCGCCCCTTCAGGAGAACAAACCAAAAGCATcacaactgaaaaaaaatctttaaaccaACCAAAATCATTACCGAATCTAGAAAGCGTTTTACCGGAGATTCATAAGGCGTTACATGTGAAGCTCCACAAAGAAGATTCCCCAGAGGACAACAAAACTATTAGTGGCAAAAGCTCTCCAGAAGCCACCACGGCCCTCACAGAGACGGAACTCTCCGACTGGGCACGTGAGGAAAACGCCTCTGATAGTATTGAGCTGGACCTCAGTTCCGAGAAGAggaaaaccataaaaattgcCCAATTGAGTGAGTTTGAGGAAGCCATAAACCACCATATATGCGGTAAAGGCCCTAAGGAAATGGCGATAAAGACTATTCTCACTGAAGCCATGAATAGCGCTCTCAGTGGCAATTTGGATCATATTGAGTACATGGACACTGGCACAGAGACGAGCAGTGAAGATGGCGTTGCTGATAGTCAAAATGGTTATATTCTCTTCAAGAACGAAGAAGAGGACAGTTTGAACCTTATTAGCGAGTCAAAGACTAAGAAGGAAGTTGCACTGAACACCGGCTATTGCGAGGTAGTCAAAGACTCCTTCGGAGGGGAAATTATCGACTTAAAACCCGCAGACTTAGAGCGGTTAAAGCAAAAGCAGGCTTTAACAGATCATGAAGAGGATAGTTTGATTATAGTGGAGACTGGCACTACTACCGAAGAAAACACCTGCAGCGACTCTAcagttaaaaatatcacaGAAATCAAGCCATCAGCTAAACTAGAAAACCTGCAGAAGCAGCGTTTAGAAGAGAAGCTGGCGAAAGTCAAAGCTGAACAGGCACTAATTAAAGaccaaaaagaaaacattgaGAACAATTTACAATACGAAGAACACTGTCAGCGACTGCAATCTAAAGTGGAGTTTGGCAATGCCAGAGATTCAATTGACATCAGGAAATCTCGCAGGAAGAGTAAATCAGATTCTCCACAAAAACCAGATTTGATCCAGGAAGAAAAAGATAGGCAAAGTCCTGCGAAGGAAATAACTTTGAATTTGAGTCCGGTAGTGCGGCCTGATGTAATTTATAAGAAGGAGGACATAAAGAAAGAGAGGGATGTTAATAAGAAGTTAATAGAAGAGATGGTTATGAACAAAATGAAAGCCGAGAATAAGAGTTTGGAACGTAAGAAGCGCAATAGGAGCAATATCGGGAATTTAAGTCCGAGCAGACCTTACAACCTACAAAAGTCTAGTTCCTCCCTTGAAAAAAATAGCCCCAATTCCTCCAGTAATTATGCCACTCCAGATTTACTCTCCAACTCAGTCCAATTAAATTCCAACGATAAATTCTCTACTCCGATGAGCGATTACACCGCAAAGCAAAACTTAAACAGACCATTGAGCGTATTTTCCACTTTAACTGACGTTAGAAAACTGCCAGCAACTCCTTTAACCAACCCTGAGAATTTCAGTATGCCTGACATTAGGAAAAACCTATTTGGAGATGCACCCAAAGCACCTCCCCGATACAACCGGCCTTCGGATGTTGCAAAAACTacagaaaaaatgaaagaaactGCAAGGGCTAGAGCTAGATTATTGTCAAATGAAGACCTGGGACTGAGCCCTGAAGACAAGATCAATAAATTGCGGGAAAAAGTCGGTAAGAAGCCTAATCTGCACGTACAGGAAAGCATCGAATCTCTGGTGCTCAACACTGAAAGACGCAATTCTCTCCTCTACTCCAATGACACTCTCACCAAGAAGCGCAATAACTCGTTCAGAAGAGCCAAAAGCGGGGACTCAGACGGTAGTTTGAAGATTTCGGAGAACAACAATTTGTCGCTGAGGCCCAAATCTATTTCGGAAATACCGAAAAATTTGAGCGTTACGAAGTCAAAGGAAATTGAATGTGAGAAACAGATTTGCAAGTCGGATCCAAATTTGCTGGACACCAGCGAGAAGCCCAAGAAGAAGAGCAAAGACCGGGAGAGAAGGAAGAGCATCACCAAATTGATTGCAGGGATTTTTACTAAGAAGAGTCCGTCCAGTACTGGGGGGAAGGGATTGTTTGCAAAATTGTCGCCAAAATCGAAGGCGATGTCAAAG TCCTTTACGAGTTTGGACTTATGCAAACAC GAAGCTGTGATAGAGGAACCAAAACCCCGCAAATGCAGCTCAGAACTGGACGTAAAAAGACAGGAAGTAACTCCTCCTCCAATTCCACCATTGCCGCTAAACTACACGTTAAAAGCCACAG ATGAAAGCAGCGACGGGGAAATGCCGGACGGCAAATTCCAAGATAGAAGCTCCTGCGACACTTTAGACCAATCGATGGGCACTACCGATATACCTACATCTGGCAAGAGAAGTGGCAAGTCTAGGAGACTATCCAGACAAGCTCAGTTAAAGCG GCATAGAATGGCTCAAGAAATCCAAAGAAAACTCGAGGAAACCGAAGTAAAAACTCGGGAATTGGAGCAGAGAGGCGTGGAAGTCGAGAAGGCGCTGAGGGGCGAAGACGGCGAGCAGGGTGTTAAGGATGAAAGCGAGCTGTTACAG GAATGGTTCGATTTAATGAGAGACCGCAGTGAATTAAGGAGGTACGAGAAAGAACTTATGGTCAGGGCTCAGGAGTTAGAACTCGAGGATCGACATTCAAGACTTCAGTTAGAGCTACGCGAGAGGCTTGATACCA gtgagaaaaaaactgaagaggACCTGAGTATTGAACAGAGCATTATCAGTGAGATGATGGACATAGTGGCGAAACGCGACACTCTAATAGCCGTCCTAGAAGAGGATAGGCTAAG ATACTCGCATGAGGACAAAGACTTAGAGGAACAAATGCTTGCAAAGGGATTGATGTTAACTCCGATCCAAAAAGCCGCGGGGAAATAG